The region ACAATTTGATGTTTACTTTCGGGGTCACTGGTTGAAATTTGAGGATTCTCTGTAGTTTTGTCTTTTTCTAGTTCTTTTTGAAGAGCCTCATATTTCTGGCGTTGATTCTTACGCTTATTAATTTGCTTTTCTATTTCTTCTTTCTTATCACCATCAGCTTTGGAAAGATCTGCATTATGCTCTTCTAACTTCTTGTCGATATAATCCAAATGACGTTTTATCTTCTTTTTATTGTAGTTGTTTTTCTTGCTATTCTGTGCTCTGAGCTTCGTGCTATCACCAGCTATCAAAACACCGCCAATTAAATTAAAGTTCTTGGCCAACTCAACACTATATCTAAATACACGCTTTATAGCTTTAGGATTATCTTTTCTAAATCGGGCAATGGTATTGTGGTCTGGTTTTAAGGTTTTCATTAACCATATAACCTCAATATTACGTCGACATTCCTTTTCTAACACTCTAGAACTTCTCATCCGGTTCATATAACCATAGATATAAAGTTTCAGTAAATCTGCGGGATTATAAGGCGGTCTGCCTTTAGATGCTAGAACATTAAACCCCATTTCTTCTAGGTTTAATGAATCGACAAACTGATCTATTAGACGTACAGTATTATCTTCTGGTACCATATCGTCTATGCAAGTTTTAAAAAGTACAGTTTGTCCTCTGAGTTCTCCTTGTAAATATTCCATGTATAAATATACTGAATATCAATTATTTAATCGAATATTTAGACACTTTTTTTAAGGTGAATTAGGTGCTTTTTGAGACAGTCTGCCGTTGGCAACAAGCTTGACCGAAAACTGTAACAAAATTCAAAAGCCATAGTCTTTAGATGAAACACTAACCAATGAAAAATACAATTTTAATAATACTTTTTACTTTTACACTTTTTGGGTGTGAAAAAAAAACTGATGAATCAAATAAGAATATCATCACTTCAGATATTACAAATTTTTGGAAAGCATAAGATAAAATATCTTCTACTCAAGATTCCATTTTACAATACAAATATCTCGATAGTTTATACTTTAAAAATGGAACTGTAGGTTTAAAAGGAATTAGGCAAGCAAGAAATTATACACCACAAGATTACATAACATCAATTAATAATTACCCAAAATTTTGGGCTTCTATTAGAGAAAACACCTTGCAAGCAGAAAAATTGGGTTCTGAATTGGAAAATGGAATAAAAAAATTAAAGACACTTTATCCTGAATTAAAACCAGCGAAGATATATTTTTCTATTGGCTCATTTAGAACACCAGGAACTACAATCGATAGTTTAGTCCTTATTGGCTCTGAACTTTCAATGGCAGATAGTAAAACAGAAACAAGTGAATTTCCAGAAAACTTATCTCATTTAAAATCTTATTTTAATACCAACCCAAACAAACATCTTGTGTTTTTAAATTTACACGAATATGTTCATACCCAACAAAATCCAAGAGCATTTAATCTTCTTTCTTTAGCTCTTTACGAAGGTGTAGCTGAATTTGTAGCAACAAAAGCTCTTGAAGTTTCATCACCTAATCCTCAAATTAAGTTTGGAAAAGAAAATGCTCAAAGAATTAGAGAAGTATTTGAAAAAGAAATGTTCTATCCTAATAACCGTTACAAATGGTTAGATGGAAATGACCCAAACGAATTTGGAATGAGAGATTTAGGCTATTCTGTAGGATATCAAATTTGTGAAAATTATTATAATCAATCTGAAAACAAAACTGAAGCCATAAAAAAAATGATTGAATTGGATTACACTAACGAAAACGAAATTGAAGAATTTGTTAAAAAAGCTAATTATTTTTCTGAATCATTAGATAAGCTTTATCAAACATTTGAGAGTAAACGTCCTACCGTTAAGAGAATTAAGCAATTTGAAAACAAAAGCCAAAACGTAAGTCCAAAAACTAAAGAAATAACAATTGAATTTTCAGAGCCATTAAACGGACAAAATACGAGTGTAGATTTTGGAGAATTAGGAAAAGACGCATTCCCAAAAGGAACATTAAATGGACGGAGTTGGGGAGAAGATAATACTTCTTGGACAATACCTGTAGAATTAGAACCGAATAAAAAATATCAAATATTAATCGGAAACAATTTTAGGACAGAAAGAAGTATTCCTTTGAAACCATATTTGATTGAATTTACGACAACTGAAAAATAAAAAGCCAGTTGCCAATCGAGTAGACGGCTGACTACCAAAGGTAGCCAGTGCGCCTCTCACACCACCGTACCCTTCGACTGCGCTCAGGATAAACCAAGCGGGTCTCGTATACGGCGGTTCACCAAATTGAAGTTTGCTGCTTATTTATGTAATCTATCATTGGTTTATAACCTTTTCTTTTAAGCCTAGAAAGGGTAATTGTAGTTTTAAGTATAGGGCTTTGGGCTACTGCCCAACCTCCCATTCTTGTTCTACTCCAAGCATACGCTTGTCCTTCTTCGATGCCTAATTGAATGCCATTTTTACGTTTCCTCTCTAGCTTTTTCCAATCGTGCCAAATGCAATATCGTAACCTATTTCGCAACCACTCATCCAACTTTTTAAGTTTAGCATAAATGTTTGTTAATCGGTAATTATTCATCCAACCCCTGCAAACTTGATTTAGTCGCTCGAGTCTTTCTAATAAAGACATTGGTTTGGTTTTCTTGGTTAAACTTTTAAGATTGCGCTTAAACTTTTCCCAACTTGCCTGTTTTACTACTAGTTGATACTGCCCTTTTATACCTTTCTTATAGATTGGCACAAAACCGTGTCCTAGCAATTTAAAATTTACAGGTCTGCGTATACCACTCTTGGCTTTGTTTATAGGTAGTTTTAATTTGTCTCTAAGAAACAAATAAATGCTATTTCCTATTCGTTTTGCCTCGCTTTTGCTTTTAGCATATATACTAAAATCATCCGCATAGCGAACGTATCGTAAACCTTGATTTTGCATTTCTTTATCCAGAACGTCTAATATAATATTAGACAGTAAGGGACTTATTGGACTGCCTTGCGGAATTCCTTTTCGGCGTTTATGGAGTTTTCCATGTATTGATATGGGAACTCTAAGCCATTTCCGGATTAAACACAAGGTGGTTGAGCATTGTACTTTGTTGTAAATAAGTTGTAGTAGGATGCAATGGTCGACTTCATCGAAGAATCCTTTTAAGTCAATATCTACAATATCCTGATAGCCATCATTGATGTATTGCCGGGCTTGTAGTACTGCTTTTTGGATGTTCTTCTGTGGGCGAAATCCGTAACTAAAGGTTTCAAATTCGTATTCGAACTTAGTCATTAATTGCTGACTTACTGCCTGCTGTAGCCACCTATCTACTACCGTTGGTATTCCTAAAAGTCGAGTTTTACCTTTTCCTTTAGGGATCGTTACTCCTAAAATTGCTTGTGGTACATAGCTATTATTACAAATGGATAGCAGTAGTTCTGACCTATTTTCCCTAATGTATTCAGGGAGTTTTTGATGAGACATATTGTCTATTCCACTTGCTCCTTTATTGCGCAGAACTTGACGTGCTGCTTTATAAAGATTCGTAGCTTCTAATACTTGGGCAATCATAGTTTTAAATAATTTGTTTACTCCTGTTGCCCTAAGACTAGGCTAGCAATGCCTCCTAGTCGAATTGCAACGTAATTTAATGTTCTGTCCTTCCTTACTTGTGAGACCGTGAGGGTTTTTCCCTCCTCATTTCCTGCAAGTACTATGACTTCTGCTGACTTCTCTATACAGCCAACTCGTAGCTCTAGAGACCTCCCCAGGTAATGGCATCTTCTTTCTCTCAATTCCTGCCGTATCTACATAAGTACCTTTTTAGTGTTCGTGGGGCGTTACAATGATGTGCTTGCTTACCCAAATACTTATGCCTCTGTACCTGCCTGCCGGCCTTTAGATTTGTAAAACAAAAATATTAACTTAAAAAAAATCATAATTGAATTGATCTTTCTTTTTTTGCTTCTTTTTTTCTTTGTTAATAACTCTAATTTTGTTGATAACTAAATACATAAAAAAGAACGGGGTGAACTTTTCTGTCGGCTAGATTAATGACCTATTGCCTGTATTAGTCCTCGTTCTTTATTAACCAGGTTACAAGGACCAAATAGAATACTAGAATTTACCTTATAAAGGTGTTAGTCAAGGTAACCATTTTAAACTTTATAAAATTATGAATATTAAAGACACAGTTGGCATCGACATGAGCAAATTAACTTTCGATGCAAGAATCCATTCCAGTCAAATTGAAAGTGAATTTCAAAATGACAAAAAAGGCTACAAAAAATTGGTTGATTGGACTTACAAGAATTCTGAGTTACCAAAAGAGAACATCATTTTTGTGTTTGAACACACTGGACTTTACTCTGATGGTTTATCCGTTTATTTAGCATCAAAACACATTCCTTTTTTTCTAGTTCCAGGTCTTGAAATTAAACAATCAATGGGAATGACAAGAGGTAAAAGCGATAAAGCAGATGCAAAAAAGATAGCAAAATATGCTTATCGAATGAGAGATGAGATTACACCTACAAAGCTTTCGTGTAAGGAAGAACAAAGCCTTAAGCACCTTCTTTCTCTCCGCCAGAGGTTAGTAAAGCAAAGAGCTGGTTTTAAAGCTTCGCTTAAAGAACAAAAGCGTGTGCTTGTTAAAAAAGATAATAAAACACTCCTATCCACTCAGCAGAAAATGATTAGCTACTTGACTAAACAAATTCAAGAAGTAGAACATGAAATGATGGATGTTTTAAAGAGTAACCAAAGCATGCTAAATAATTATAAGCTAATAACATCCATTAAAGGTATCGGATCTCAGACAGCTCTGTTTATGATAGCATACACAGCTAACTTTACTAAGTTCAAAAACCATCGAAAATTTGCATCTTATTCTGGTATTGCTCCATTTCAAAATCAATCTGGAACTAGTATAAGAGGTAAAACTAAAGTGAGTAATCTGGCAAATAAAAAAATAAAAAGTCTTCTTGATTTGTGTGCAAAAACAAGTATCCAACATAATGCTGAAATGAGAATTTACTATGAAAAAAGAGTAGCAGAAGGAAAGAATAAAATGAGTACAATAAATATAATAAGAAACAAATTAGTATCAAGAATATTCGCGGTTGTTAATAGAAAAGAGCCTTATATAGACACCATGAAATATGCTGCTTAAAATTGTTGATAACTTTAACATTTCTTGGCTGGTTTAATCATAGAATACAGGCAGGTACGGTTTCTGCTTGGCCTGTCCTGAGCGTAGTCGAAGGGTCAGTACCGAGTTTTGTAGTTCCGCTTCCTTCAGTTCTAACCTCGCGGTTAACAACCTTGCGACTTACTAATGGTTCAAAGCGTTACCCTTGCCCATAAGGGACTTGCACCCTCTAGATTAATTATTTATCTTTCGATAAATTAAAGACGCCCATGCTGGGCACACACAATGGCTAAACGTAATGCGGACTTTAGGGCAAAACCGAAAGGTCTGTGTATATTTATAGTGTCGCTAAATCTTTGGGATTTAGCTTTAGACAAGAAAAAATAAAACTAAACCAAAAGCTTTAGCTTCGTGCGCAGACGGAAACGAAAAGTTTCCTTATTACCGCACTACGCTTAGCCTAGCCGTTGTGGTGCATTTTCACAGACCGCTCGAAACAGATGATATTCTGTTTGATTAATCTAAATATTTGACTATTTTTGTATCTAAATGGATACGACTTAAATGATAGTTACCGAAAAAACAACTGAATTTGATAAGTGGATTAGAAAGCTCAAGGACATAAGAGCAAAAGCAAAAATCCTCTTCCGAATTCAGAAACTCGAAACAGATGAACATTTTGGAGATTGTAAACCTGTTGGAGACGGAATTAGCGAAATGTGAATTAATTACGCTAAAGGCTATCGAGTTTACTTTAAAGAGAAAGACAATAAAATAGTCGTTCTTCTAGTCGGCGGAGATAAGTCGACTCAACAAAAGGATATTGAAAAAGCGAAAAAAATTTGGAACAAAATAAAAAATGATTGAAATGGAAACTACAAGATTTGACATAGCGGATTATTTGGAGAGCGAAGAAATGATTGCTGAATATCTCAATACAGTTCTCGAAGATGGAGACAGCTCTGATTTGATGGTTGCAATTGGACATATTGCAAAATCAATCGGAATGACAAAAATTGCGGAAAAAACTGGAATGAGTAGACCAAGTCTTTATAAAGCATTGTCCGACGGAGCAAAACCACAATTTGGAACAATAATGAAAGTTTTGAAAGCCATTGGCGGACAAATCAACGTAAAACCAGTATCAGCGTAAAAAAACGACACCACAATCGAGTAGTAGACGGCTAACTACCAAAGGTAGCCAGTGCGCCTCTCACACCACCGTACCCTTCGACTGCGCTCAGCATAAACCAAGCGGGTCTCGTATACGGCGGTTCACCAAATTGAAGTTTGCTGCTTATTTATGTAATCTATCCACTAGTGTCCACTTAAAATAATTTGAAAACCAGTTGATTAGTATTTTGTTCATTGACATTATTGTAATCTGATTTCATAAGTAACTCATTTAAAGGTGTTTTATCAATTAATGATGTTGATAAAATTTGCAAAATTTCATAATTTGAACGGTTTATTTGTAAATCTCTTGAGACTATTGAAACTAAACAATATGTTGCAATTGCTACATTGATTTGTATTCGCAAAGCGTTTTCTGATCTGCCCCAAAAAGTTTTCACTTTTAGATGTTGTTTTATCCATTTAAAGAATAATTCTACTTGCCATCTTCAGAGTTTAAATTAAACACCTTTTTAATTTGAAATAAACTCCTTGATACTTTTATTACTTTCCACTTTATGCTGTAAGTTACTATCTAACTCTTTATAGAAGTTGATGTTTGTTAAGGACTCCAAAGAATCTATTGAAATTACATATGAATAAATAGAAGCTCCTGATTTTTTATTAGGCATTAAAAAAGCAATTCTGGAGTGTCTAATACCATTTTAGACATATAATTCCTTAATAAATCGTTTCTTTTTCGCTTACTTTTTATTAAAAAAAATAACCGTAACGAAGGCTACGCTAATTGTTTTTTAATTTCAATGAACCAAAAAATACTTCAATTTACTTACACGGCATTACACATATAAATTGGTATAATATCTCTGCAAATTAACTAAATCCTACAAATTTTTGAATTGATCCGATAGTAAGGTTTTGAAGTAAAATGCAATAAAAAAAGCATCTCATATGAGATGCTTTTTGCGGTCTGGACGGGACTCGAACCCGCGACCTCCTGCGTGACAGGCAGGCATTCTAACCAGCTGAACTACCAAACCGTTGCTTATAGCGGGTGCAAATATAACACACATTTTTAGATATGCAAACAGAAAATGAAAAATTATTTAATTTTTTTTCTTTGAAGCAAATATGCTGTCAAAATATCGTTAAATCCTTGGTGAATATCAACAGGAACATAATCAATTTTATATTGTAAGCATTTGTTT is a window of Polaribacter litorisediminis DNA encoding:
- a CDS encoding addiction module antidote protein — protein: METTRFDIADYLESEEMIAEYLNTVLEDGDSSDLMVAIGHIAKSIGMTKIAEKTGMSRPSLYKALSDGAKPQFGTIMKVLKAIGGQINVKPVSA
- a CDS encoding IS110 family transposase translates to MNIKDTVGIDMSKLTFDARIHSSQIESEFQNDKKGYKKLVDWTYKNSELPKENIIFVFEHTGLYSDGLSVYLASKHIPFFLVPGLEIKQSMGMTRGKSDKADAKKIAKYAYRMRDEITPTKLSCKEEQSLKHLLSLRQRLVKQRAGFKASLKEQKRVLVKKDNKTLLSTQQKMISYLTKQIQEVEHEMMDVLKSNQSMLNNYKLITSIKGIGSQTALFMIAYTANFTKFKNHRKFASYSGIAPFQNQSGTSIRGKTKVSNLANKKIKSLLDLCAKTSIQHNAEMRIYYEKRVAEGKNKMSTINIIRNKLVSRIFAVVNRKEPYIDTMKYAA
- the ltrA gene encoding group II intron reverse transcriptase/maturase, which gives rise to MIAQVLEATNLYKAARQVLRNKGASGIDNMSHQKLPEYIRENRSELLLSICNNSYVPQAILGVTIPKGKGKTRLLGIPTVVDRWLQQAVSQQLMTKFEYEFETFSYGFRPQKNIQKAVLQARQYINDGYQDIVDIDLKGFFDEVDHCILLQLIYNKVQCSTTLCLIRKWLRVPISIHGKLHKRRKGIPQGSPISPLLSNIILDVLDKEMQNQGLRYVRYADDFSIYAKSKSEAKRIGNSIYLFLRDKLKLPINKAKSGIRRPVNFKLLGHGFVPIYKKGIKGQYQLVVKQASWEKFKRNLKSLTKKTKPMSLLERLERLNQVCRGWMNNYRLTNIYAKLKKLDEWLRNRLRYCIWHDWKKLERKRKNGIQLGIEEGQAYAWSRTRMGGWAVAQSPILKTTITLSRLKRKGYKPMIDYINKQQTSIW